A stretch of the Cucurbita pepo subsp. pepo cultivar mu-cu-16 chromosome LG16, ASM280686v2, whole genome shotgun sequence genome encodes the following:
- the LOC111776984 gene encoding fatty acyl-CoA reductase 3-like translates to MDVLENKTIFMIGAKGFLGKLMVEKILRVHPNVKKLYLLLRSVDHITASKHFYNEVVEKELFRVLKEKWGGDLKPLISEKIYLVPGDISSPNMGLNDSGLLEEMKNQVEIIINFAATTNFDERYDVAFGTNTLGAKHVLNFAKGCSNLEILVHVSTAYVSNQREGVILETPCKLVESVDGTSKLDIESERKIIEDSLRELRNNRDINETTRSLAMKDLGTKRSKMYGYPNTYTFTKAMGEMLVNDRTDNLPLIIMRPTIVTSTYKEPFPGWIEGLRTIDGFIVGYAKGKVTHFPSGAGSIFDLIPADMVVNAIIMAISAHKLQPSRHTIIYHVSSSMKNSISNINFLNYILQYFTEKPWINKDGKAIKIKKLTLFNDMASFHRYMTIRYLVFLKGFEFVNKAFFYSFQDKYNDLQRKFNRVMRQVELYDSFLFFKARFDDTNLEKLQIVARDNNINPNTSLLDPKAINWEDYFLNIHVPGLVKYVMK, encoded by the exons ATGGACGTTTTAGAGAATAAGACCATTTTTATGATTGGTGCCAAAGGGTTTCTTGGGAAGC TTATGGTGGAGAAAATACTAAGAGTTCATCCCAACGTGAAGAAACTGTATCTACTTTTACGAAGTGTGGATCACATCACGGCTTCAAAACATTTCTATAATGAG GTTGTAGAGAAAGAACTGTTTAGAGTGTTGAAGGAAAAATGGGGTGGAGATCTAAAACCCCTCATCTCAGAGAAGATTTATTTGGTGCCGGGAGATATTTCATCCCCAAATATGGGATTAAATGATTCAGGTTTATTGGAAGAGATGAAGAATCAAGTGGaaataatcattaattttgCTGCAACGACCAATTTTGATGAAAG ATATGATGTAGCATTTGGTACCAATACATTGGGAGCTAAACATGTCCTAAACTTTGCAAAGGGGTGTTCTAATTTGGAAATTCTCGTCCATGTATCCACCG CTTATGTTTCAAATCAAAGGGAAGGAGTCATCTTGGAAACTCCGTGCAAATTGGTCGAATCTGTTGATGGTACTTCGAAGTTAGATATTGAATCGGAacgaaaaataattgaagataGTTTAAGAGAATTGAGAAATAATAGAGATATAAATGAAACCACGAGGAGCTTAGCCATGAAAGACTTGGGCACAAAAAG GTCAAAAATGTATGGATATCCAAACACGTACACATTTACCAAAGCAATGGGTGAGATGCTGGTTAATGATAGAACTGACAATCTTCCTTTGATCATCATGCGACCGACCATAGTCACAAGCACTTACAAAGAACCTTTTCCGGGTTGGATAGAAGGTttgag AACCATAGATGGCTTTATTGTTGGGTATGCTAAAGGAAAAGTAACACATTTTCCTTCGGGTGCTGGCTCAATCTTTGACTTG ATTCCAGCCGATATGGTGGTAAATGCTATCATCATGGCAATATCGGCACATAAACTCCAACCATCTAGACATACAATTATATACCACGTAAGTTCTTCAATGAAAAATTCTATAAGTAACATTAATTTCCTCAATTATATTCTCCAATACTTTACCGAAAAACCATGGATCAACAAAGATGGAAAGGccatcaaaattaagaaactcACCTTATTCAACGACATGGCTAGCTTCCATCGATACATGACCATTCGCTACttggtttttctcaag GGTTTTGAGTTTGtgaacaaagcatttttttactctttccAAGACAAGTACAATGATCTTCAGAGAAAGTTCAACCGGGTGATGCGACAAGTTGAGCTTTATGACTCGTTTCTATTCTTCAAAGCCAG ATTTGACGACACCAACTTAGAAAAACTGCAAATTGTTGCGCGAGACAACAACATAAATCCAAATACATCGCTTTTGGATCCTAAGGCTATAAACTGGGAGGATTACTTCCTGAATATCCACGTTCCTGGACTTGTTAAATAtgtaatgaaataa